In Oryza brachyantha chromosome 1, ObraRS2, whole genome shotgun sequence, the following are encoded in one genomic region:
- the LOC102719252 gene encoding probable disease resistance protein At1g61300 isoform X1, which yields MKNENNKVLISTAFISLPIKEATTSSNHCLFHHLIFMLYMFVLMLIDSISSTLASHLWNPVATRLRYLIEMEENIGKLDNTVKDLEVRKNEIQIRLKNSEGKQETCNPEVTEWLEKVAAMEIEVHDIKNVQKKRKQSFNYWSKYEIGMQAAKKLKEAEMLHEKGAFKQVSYEIPSYFMQEVPTVPSTKGTDCNLREVLQYLKDEKVGIIGIWGMGGIGKTTLLRKINNHFLGVIKENYEFDLVIYVVASTASGIEQLQADIAERIGLFLKPGSSFEIRASFLLSFLRGKKFLLLLDDLWGYLDLSEAGIPYPNGLNKQKVVLATRSESVCGHMGAHKTVFMECLDQEKAWQLFKEKATEEVINSDVRIGRLAKEVAKECGGLPLALATIGRAMSTKRTWHEWTLALSYLKKSRIHEIPNMGNASYIYTRLKLSYDYLQDKQIKECFLCCSLWPEDYSIWKAELIDCWMGMGLIEYDTIEEAYNKGHSIIEYLKNACLLETGYLEDSEVRVHDIIRDMALWISSGCSDQSMNWIVQAGVGIHNIANRDIKKWRSARMISLMCNYISELPQAINCPNLQYLSLQQNFRLKVIPPSLFVSLLSVTYLDLSWVPIEILPEEIGTLVELQYLKLKQTHIKILPLAIGQLTKLKCLHLNYMDFLEKIPYGVFSNLSMLQVLNLYGSRYAGCEEELHSRNHMDHDEFRIEELSCLSRELKALGITVKKVSTLKKLLDIHGIHMRLLGLYKLNGEASLTLTIPESVLVLNIMDCSELKEFSIINKPQRYHDHLVRLEFLTFWDLPRLEKISMGHLQNLRFLNVGKANQLMDLSCILKLVYLEQLDVSCCNKMKQLVHIKNNINMEVRDEMPIQGFQRLRILQLNSLPSLENFCNCRLEFPSLEYFDVFACPKLKKLPLWHEMVKLKCIRGEKMWWDNLKWDNQSISLSLFPFFKASETRLASFRPELDTDVISSPKAFFTKRQPHLRSSVRYTTYLKSIFEDEELISP from the exons atgaaaaatgagaaCAACAAA GTCCTAATTTCGACAGCATTTATCTCGTTACCAATTAAAGAAGCAACAACTAGTTCAAACCATTGCCTTTTTCATCACCTTATTTTCATGTTATACATGTTTGTTTTAATGCTGATTGATTCCATATCTAGTACTTTGGCATCCCATTTATGGAATCCTGTGGCTACACGGCTTAGATATCTAATAGAGATGGAAGAAAATATCGGAAAGTTGGACAACACTGTCAAAGACCTAGAAGTTAGGAAAAATGAAATCCAAATCCGGCTTAAGAACTCTGAAGGGAAGCAAGAAACATGTAATCCTGAAGTTACAGAATGGCTAGAGAAGGTAGCAGCGATGGAAATCGAAGTGcatgatataaaaaatgtgcAGAAGAAGAGAAAGCAATCTTTCAATTATTGGTCAAAATACGAAATTGGGATGCAGGCTGCGAAGAAATTGAAGGAAGCTGAAATGCTACATGAAAAAGGTGCATTCAAACAGGTATCGTATGAGATACCATCATATTTCATGCAAGAAGTGCCCACTGTACCTTCAACTAAAGGAACAGATTGTAATTTAAGAGAAGTTCTCCAGTACCTCAAAGACGAGAAAGTTGGAATTATAGGGATATGGGGAATGGGGGGAATTGGTAAGACCACCTTGCTCAGAAAAATCAACAATCACTTCTTAGGTgtaataaaagaaaactatgAATTTGACCTTGTTATTTATGTTGTGGCATCAACAGCCAGTGGAATAGAGCAGCTTCAAGCAGATATTGCTGAAAGGATTGGGCTGTTCCTGAAACCAGGTTCTAGCTTTGAAATACGAGCTTCATTTTTGTTAAGTTTCTTAAGGGGAAAGAAATTCTTACTTCTGTTAGATGATTTATGGGGTTATTTGGATCTATCTGAAGCTGGTATTCCATATCCCAATGGCCTAAATAAGCAGAAAGTAGTTCTGGCAACACGTTCCGAGAGTGTTTGTGGACATATGGGAGCTCACAAGACAGTTTTTATGGAATGCCTGGACCAAGAAAAGGCTTGGCAATTGTTCAAAGAAAAAGCCACAGAAGAAGTTATTAATTCAGATGTAAGGATTGGAAGGCTAGCAAAGGAAGTTGCAAAAGAATGTGGGGGCTTGCCCCTTGCTCTTGCAACTATTGGTCGTGCAATGTCCACCAAGAGGACCTGGCATGAATGGACGCTTGCACTGTCATATCTGAAGAAGTCCCGCATTCATGAGATCCCAAATATGGGAAatgctagctatatatacactAGGCTAAAACTAAGCTATGACTATTTGCAGGATAAACAGATCAAAGAatgttttttatgttgttCTCTGTGGCCTGAAGACTACTCAATTTGGAAAGCTGAATTGATAGACTGTTGGATGGGGATGGGTTTGATAGAATATGATACTATAGAGGAAGCGTACAACAAGGGCCACTCTATTATTGAGTACTTGAAGAACGCATGCTTATTGGAGACTGGTTACTTAGAAGATAGTGAGGTGAGAGTACATGACATTATCCGAGATATGGCACTGTGGATATCTTCTGGTTGTAGTGATCAAAGCATGAACTGGATTGTTCAGGCAGGGGTTGGAATTCATAACATTGCTAACAGGGATATTAAGAAATGGAGGTCAGCCAGAATGATATCACTCATGTGCAATTATATCAGTGAACTTCCTCAGGCCATCAACTGTCCTAACCTCCAATATTTGTCACTGCAGCAGAACTTTCGGTTGAAGGTGATTCCGCCTTCTCTTTTTGTAAGTTTGTTATCTGTTACATACTTGGATTTGTCTTGGGTTCCCATCGAAATACTTCCAGAAGAAATTGGCACACTAGTTGAACTCCAGTATCTCAAACTGAAGCAAACACACATCAAAATACTGCCTCTGGCAATTGGCCAGTTAACAAAATTGAAGTGCCTGCATTTGAATTATATGGATTTCTTGGAGAAGATACCATATGgtgttttttcaaatttatcaatgCTACAAGTGCTGAACTTGTATGGTAGCAGATATGCAGGCTGTGAAGAGGAATTGCATTCAAGAAATCATATGGATCATGATGAGTTTAGAATAGAagaattgtcttgcttaagtaGAGAATTAAAAGCCCTGGGAATAACAGTGAAGAAAGTGAGTACCTTGAAGAAGCTTCTTGATATTCATGGAATTCACATGAGATTGCTTGGTCTATATAAATTGAATGGTGAGGCATCTCTTACGCTCACTATACCAGAAAGTGTCCTTGTTCTTAATATAATGGACTGTTCAGAATTGAAGGAATTCTCTATTATTAACAAGCCACAGCGCTATCATGATCATCTTGTGAGGCTGGAGTTTCTCACCTTTTGGGATCTTCCTAGACTTGAGAAGATAAGTATGGGGCATCTTCAGAACCTTCGTTTCCTTAATGTAGGGAAAGCCAATCAACTGATGGACCTATCTTGCATTCTAAAACTAGTGTATCTGGAGCAATTGGATGTGTCTTGCTGCAATAAAATGAAGCAGCTAGTCCATATAAAGAATAATATCAATATGGAAGTACGAGATGAAATGCCAATCCAGGGATTTCAACGACTGAGAATCTTGCAATTGAATTCATTGCCAAGCTTGGAAAACTTCTGTAACTGTAGGCTTGAATTTCCTTCTTTGGAATACTTTGATGTGTTTGCTTGTCCTAAGCTGAAAAAGCTACCTTTGTGGCATGAGATGGTCAAGTTAAAGTGTATCAGGGGGGAGAAAATGTGGTGGGACAATCTTAAGTGGGACAATCAAAGCATTTCTTTGTCACtatttccattttttaaaGCATCTGAAACTCGTTTAGCATCCTTCAGACCGGAGCTAGATACTGATGTGATATCCTCACCCAAAGCTTTCTTCACCAAAAGGCAGCCCCATTTGCGTTCATCTGTTCGGTACACAACTTACctaaaatctatatttgaaGATGAGGAGCTTATTAGCCCTTAG
- the LOC102719252 gene encoding disease resistance protein RPS2-like isoform X2, whose product MKNENNKVLISTAFISLPIKEATTSSNHCLFHHLIFMLYMFVLMLIDSISSTLASHLWNPVATRLRYLIEMEENIGKLDNTVKDLEVRKNEIQIRLKNSEGKQETCNPEVTEWLEKVAAMEIEVHDIKNVQKKRKQSFNYWSKYEIGMQAAKKLKEAEMLHEKGAFKQVSYEIPSYFMQEVPTVPSTKGTDCNLREVLQYLKDEKVGIIGIWGMGGIASGIEQLQADIAERIGLFLKPGSSFEIRASFLLSFLRGKKFLLLLDDLWGYLDLSEAGIPYPNGLNKQKVVLATRSESVCGHMGAHKTVFMECLDQEKAWQLFKEKATEEVINSDVRIGRLAKEVAKECGGLPLALATIGRAMSTKRTWHEWTLALSYLKKSRIHEIPNMGNASYIYTRLKLSYDYLQDKQIKECFLCCSLWPEDYSIWKAELIDCWMGMGLIEYDTIEEAYNKGHSIIEYLKNACLLETGYLEDSEVRVHDIIRDMALWISSGCSDQSMNWIVQAGVGIHNIANRDIKKWRSARMISLMCNYISELPQAINCPNLQYLSLQQNFRLKVIPPSLFVSLLSVTYLDLSWVPIEILPEEIGTLVELQYLKLKQTHIKILPLAIGQLTKLKCLHLNYMDFLEKIPYGVFSNLSMLQVLNLYGSRYAGCEEELHSRNHMDHDEFRIEELSCLSRELKALGITVKKVSTLKKLLDIHGIHMRLLGLYKLNGEASLTLTIPESVLVLNIMDCSELKEFSIINKPQRYHDHLVRLEFLTFWDLPRLEKISMGHLQNLRFLNVGKANQLMDLSCILKLVYLEQLDVSCCNKMKQLVHIKNNINMEVRDEMPIQGFQRLRILQLNSLPSLENFCNCRLEFPSLEYFDVFACPKLKKLPLWHEMVKLKCIRGEKMWWDNLKWDNQSISLSLFPFFKASETRLASFRPELDTDVISSPKAFFTKRQPHLRSSVRYTTYLKSIFEDEELISP is encoded by the exons atgaaaaatgagaaCAACAAA GTCCTAATTTCGACAGCATTTATCTCGTTACCAATTAAAGAAGCAACAACTAGTTCAAACCATTGCCTTTTTCATCACCTTATTTTCATGTTATACATGTTTGTTTTAATGCTGATTGATTCCATATCTAGTACTTTGGCATCCCATTTATGGAATCCTGTGGCTACACGGCTTAGATATCTAATAGAGATGGAAGAAAATATCGGAAAGTTGGACAACACTGTCAAAGACCTAGAAGTTAGGAAAAATGAAATCCAAATCCGGCTTAAGAACTCTGAAGGGAAGCAAGAAACATGTAATCCTGAAGTTACAGAATGGCTAGAGAAGGTAGCAGCGATGGAAATCGAAGTGcatgatataaaaaatgtgcAGAAGAAGAGAAAGCAATCTTTCAATTATTGGTCAAAATACGAAATTGGGATGCAGGCTGCGAAGAAATTGAAGGAAGCTGAAATGCTACATGAAAAAGGTGCATTCAAACAGGTATCGTATGAGATACCATCATATTTCATGCAAGAAGTGCCCACTGTACCTTCAACTAAAGGAACAGATTGTAATTTAAGAGAAGTTCTCCAGTACCTCAAAGACGAGAAAGTTGGAATTATAGGGATATGGGGAATGGGGGGAATTG CCAGTGGAATAGAGCAGCTTCAAGCAGATATTGCTGAAAGGATTGGGCTGTTCCTGAAACCAGGTTCTAGCTTTGAAATACGAGCTTCATTTTTGTTAAGTTTCTTAAGGGGAAAGAAATTCTTACTTCTGTTAGATGATTTATGGGGTTATTTGGATCTATCTGAAGCTGGTATTCCATATCCCAATGGCCTAAATAAGCAGAAAGTAGTTCTGGCAACACGTTCCGAGAGTGTTTGTGGACATATGGGAGCTCACAAGACAGTTTTTATGGAATGCCTGGACCAAGAAAAGGCTTGGCAATTGTTCAAAGAAAAAGCCACAGAAGAAGTTATTAATTCAGATGTAAGGATTGGAAGGCTAGCAAAGGAAGTTGCAAAAGAATGTGGGGGCTTGCCCCTTGCTCTTGCAACTATTGGTCGTGCAATGTCCACCAAGAGGACCTGGCATGAATGGACGCTTGCACTGTCATATCTGAAGAAGTCCCGCATTCATGAGATCCCAAATATGGGAAatgctagctatatatacactAGGCTAAAACTAAGCTATGACTATTTGCAGGATAAACAGATCAAAGAatgttttttatgttgttCTCTGTGGCCTGAAGACTACTCAATTTGGAAAGCTGAATTGATAGACTGTTGGATGGGGATGGGTTTGATAGAATATGATACTATAGAGGAAGCGTACAACAAGGGCCACTCTATTATTGAGTACTTGAAGAACGCATGCTTATTGGAGACTGGTTACTTAGAAGATAGTGAGGTGAGAGTACATGACATTATCCGAGATATGGCACTGTGGATATCTTCTGGTTGTAGTGATCAAAGCATGAACTGGATTGTTCAGGCAGGGGTTGGAATTCATAACATTGCTAACAGGGATATTAAGAAATGGAGGTCAGCCAGAATGATATCACTCATGTGCAATTATATCAGTGAACTTCCTCAGGCCATCAACTGTCCTAACCTCCAATATTTGTCACTGCAGCAGAACTTTCGGTTGAAGGTGATTCCGCCTTCTCTTTTTGTAAGTTTGTTATCTGTTACATACTTGGATTTGTCTTGGGTTCCCATCGAAATACTTCCAGAAGAAATTGGCACACTAGTTGAACTCCAGTATCTCAAACTGAAGCAAACACACATCAAAATACTGCCTCTGGCAATTGGCCAGTTAACAAAATTGAAGTGCCTGCATTTGAATTATATGGATTTCTTGGAGAAGATACCATATGgtgttttttcaaatttatcaatgCTACAAGTGCTGAACTTGTATGGTAGCAGATATGCAGGCTGTGAAGAGGAATTGCATTCAAGAAATCATATGGATCATGATGAGTTTAGAATAGAagaattgtcttgcttaagtaGAGAATTAAAAGCCCTGGGAATAACAGTGAAGAAAGTGAGTACCTTGAAGAAGCTTCTTGATATTCATGGAATTCACATGAGATTGCTTGGTCTATATAAATTGAATGGTGAGGCATCTCTTACGCTCACTATACCAGAAAGTGTCCTTGTTCTTAATATAATGGACTGTTCAGAATTGAAGGAATTCTCTATTATTAACAAGCCACAGCGCTATCATGATCATCTTGTGAGGCTGGAGTTTCTCACCTTTTGGGATCTTCCTAGACTTGAGAAGATAAGTATGGGGCATCTTCAGAACCTTCGTTTCCTTAATGTAGGGAAAGCCAATCAACTGATGGACCTATCTTGCATTCTAAAACTAGTGTATCTGGAGCAATTGGATGTGTCTTGCTGCAATAAAATGAAGCAGCTAGTCCATATAAAGAATAATATCAATATGGAAGTACGAGATGAAATGCCAATCCAGGGATTTCAACGACTGAGAATCTTGCAATTGAATTCATTGCCAAGCTTGGAAAACTTCTGTAACTGTAGGCTTGAATTTCCTTCTTTGGAATACTTTGATGTGTTTGCTTGTCCTAAGCTGAAAAAGCTACCTTTGTGGCATGAGATGGTCAAGTTAAAGTGTATCAGGGGGGAGAAAATGTGGTGGGACAATCTTAAGTGGGACAATCAAAGCATTTCTTTGTCACtatttccattttttaaaGCATCTGAAACTCGTTTAGCATCCTTCAGACCGGAGCTAGATACTGATGTGATATCCTCACCCAAAGCTTTCTTCACCAAAAGGCAGCCCCATTTGCGTTCATCTGTTCGGTACACAACTTACctaaaatctatatttgaaGATGAGGAGCTTATTAGCCCTTAG
- the LOC102719252 gene encoding disease resistance protein RPS2-like isoform X3: MLYMFVLMLIDSISSTLASHLWNPVATRLRYLIEMEENIGKLDNTVKDLEVRKNEIQIRLKNSEGKQETCNPEVTEWLEKVAAMEIEVHDIKNVQKKRKQSFNYWSKYEIGMQAAKKLKEAEMLHEKGAFKQVSYEIPSYFMQEVPTVPSTKGTDCNLREVLQYLKDEKVGIIGIWGMGGIASGIEQLQADIAERIGLFLKPGSSFEIRASFLLSFLRGKKFLLLLDDLWGYLDLSEAGIPYPNGLNKQKVVLATRSESVCGHMGAHKTVFMECLDQEKAWQLFKEKATEEVINSDVRIGRLAKEVAKECGGLPLALATIGRAMSTKRTWHEWTLALSYLKKSRIHEIPNMGNASYIYTRLKLSYDYLQDKQIKECFLCCSLWPEDYSIWKAELIDCWMGMGLIEYDTIEEAYNKGHSIIEYLKNACLLETGYLEDSEVRVHDIIRDMALWISSGCSDQSMNWIVQAGVGIHNIANRDIKKWRSARMISLMCNYISELPQAINCPNLQYLSLQQNFRLKVIPPSLFVSLLSVTYLDLSWVPIEILPEEIGTLVELQYLKLKQTHIKILPLAIGQLTKLKCLHLNYMDFLEKIPYGVFSNLSMLQVLNLYGSRYAGCEEELHSRNHMDHDEFRIEELSCLSRELKALGITVKKVSTLKKLLDIHGIHMRLLGLYKLNGEASLTLTIPESVLVLNIMDCSELKEFSIINKPQRYHDHLVRLEFLTFWDLPRLEKISMGHLQNLRFLNVGKANQLMDLSCILKLVYLEQLDVSCCNKMKQLVHIKNNINMEVRDEMPIQGFQRLRILQLNSLPSLENFCNCRLEFPSLEYFDVFACPKLKKLPLWHEMVKLKCIRGEKMWWDNLKWDNQSISLSLFPFFKASETRLASFRPELDTDVISSPKAFFTKRQPHLRSSVRYTTYLKSIFEDEELISP, from the exons ATGTTATACATGTTTGTTTTAATGCTGATTGATTCCATATCTAGTACTTTGGCATCCCATTTATGGAATCCTGTGGCTACACGGCTTAGATATCTAATAGAGATGGAAGAAAATATCGGAAAGTTGGACAACACTGTCAAAGACCTAGAAGTTAGGAAAAATGAAATCCAAATCCGGCTTAAGAACTCTGAAGGGAAGCAAGAAACATGTAATCCTGAAGTTACAGAATGGCTAGAGAAGGTAGCAGCGATGGAAATCGAAGTGcatgatataaaaaatgtgcAGAAGAAGAGAAAGCAATCTTTCAATTATTGGTCAAAATACGAAATTGGGATGCAGGCTGCGAAGAAATTGAAGGAAGCTGAAATGCTACATGAAAAAGGTGCATTCAAACAGGTATCGTATGAGATACCATCATATTTCATGCAAGAAGTGCCCACTGTACCTTCAACTAAAGGAACAGATTGTAATTTAAGAGAAGTTCTCCAGTACCTCAAAGACGAGAAAGTTGGAATTATAGGGATATGGGGAATGGGGGGAATTG CCAGTGGAATAGAGCAGCTTCAAGCAGATATTGCTGAAAGGATTGGGCTGTTCCTGAAACCAGGTTCTAGCTTTGAAATACGAGCTTCATTTTTGTTAAGTTTCTTAAGGGGAAAGAAATTCTTACTTCTGTTAGATGATTTATGGGGTTATTTGGATCTATCTGAAGCTGGTATTCCATATCCCAATGGCCTAAATAAGCAGAAAGTAGTTCTGGCAACACGTTCCGAGAGTGTTTGTGGACATATGGGAGCTCACAAGACAGTTTTTATGGAATGCCTGGACCAAGAAAAGGCTTGGCAATTGTTCAAAGAAAAAGCCACAGAAGAAGTTATTAATTCAGATGTAAGGATTGGAAGGCTAGCAAAGGAAGTTGCAAAAGAATGTGGGGGCTTGCCCCTTGCTCTTGCAACTATTGGTCGTGCAATGTCCACCAAGAGGACCTGGCATGAATGGACGCTTGCACTGTCATATCTGAAGAAGTCCCGCATTCATGAGATCCCAAATATGGGAAatgctagctatatatacactAGGCTAAAACTAAGCTATGACTATTTGCAGGATAAACAGATCAAAGAatgttttttatgttgttCTCTGTGGCCTGAAGACTACTCAATTTGGAAAGCTGAATTGATAGACTGTTGGATGGGGATGGGTTTGATAGAATATGATACTATAGAGGAAGCGTACAACAAGGGCCACTCTATTATTGAGTACTTGAAGAACGCATGCTTATTGGAGACTGGTTACTTAGAAGATAGTGAGGTGAGAGTACATGACATTATCCGAGATATGGCACTGTGGATATCTTCTGGTTGTAGTGATCAAAGCATGAACTGGATTGTTCAGGCAGGGGTTGGAATTCATAACATTGCTAACAGGGATATTAAGAAATGGAGGTCAGCCAGAATGATATCACTCATGTGCAATTATATCAGTGAACTTCCTCAGGCCATCAACTGTCCTAACCTCCAATATTTGTCACTGCAGCAGAACTTTCGGTTGAAGGTGATTCCGCCTTCTCTTTTTGTAAGTTTGTTATCTGTTACATACTTGGATTTGTCTTGGGTTCCCATCGAAATACTTCCAGAAGAAATTGGCACACTAGTTGAACTCCAGTATCTCAAACTGAAGCAAACACACATCAAAATACTGCCTCTGGCAATTGGCCAGTTAACAAAATTGAAGTGCCTGCATTTGAATTATATGGATTTCTTGGAGAAGATACCATATGgtgttttttcaaatttatcaatgCTACAAGTGCTGAACTTGTATGGTAGCAGATATGCAGGCTGTGAAGAGGAATTGCATTCAAGAAATCATATGGATCATGATGAGTTTAGAATAGAagaattgtcttgcttaagtaGAGAATTAAAAGCCCTGGGAATAACAGTGAAGAAAGTGAGTACCTTGAAGAAGCTTCTTGATATTCATGGAATTCACATGAGATTGCTTGGTCTATATAAATTGAATGGTGAGGCATCTCTTACGCTCACTATACCAGAAAGTGTCCTTGTTCTTAATATAATGGACTGTTCAGAATTGAAGGAATTCTCTATTATTAACAAGCCACAGCGCTATCATGATCATCTTGTGAGGCTGGAGTTTCTCACCTTTTGGGATCTTCCTAGACTTGAGAAGATAAGTATGGGGCATCTTCAGAACCTTCGTTTCCTTAATGTAGGGAAAGCCAATCAACTGATGGACCTATCTTGCATTCTAAAACTAGTGTATCTGGAGCAATTGGATGTGTCTTGCTGCAATAAAATGAAGCAGCTAGTCCATATAAAGAATAATATCAATATGGAAGTACGAGATGAAATGCCAATCCAGGGATTTCAACGACTGAGAATCTTGCAATTGAATTCATTGCCAAGCTTGGAAAACTTCTGTAACTGTAGGCTTGAATTTCCTTCTTTGGAATACTTTGATGTGTTTGCTTGTCCTAAGCTGAAAAAGCTACCTTTGTGGCATGAGATGGTCAAGTTAAAGTGTATCAGGGGGGAGAAAATGTGGTGGGACAATCTTAAGTGGGACAATCAAAGCATTTCTTTGTCACtatttccattttttaaaGCATCTGAAACTCGTTTAGCATCCTTCAGACCGGAGCTAGATACTGATGTGATATCCTCACCCAAAGCTTTCTTCACCAAAAGGCAGCCCCATTTGCGTTCATCTGTTCGGTACACAACTTACctaaaatctatatttgaaGATGAGGAGCTTATTAGCCCTTAG
- the LOC102712880 gene encoding probable NAD kinase 1: protein MSLDELPQKELASSEAIQFARSDSRFRSLSPAPIPIPTAPSFRSLVDPVSDERLNHDIVTSHESENGSISTVSSTVSSIESEKAAYEFLAQTPIKSTDAHLVEFSEAMRTVAKALRRVAEGKASAQAEAAEWRRKYELEMAHKQQSKIKGYGSCTNSELEKLASQLTLEMPASDQSGCCGNHGICSHEVLQDESPGPNPRSSQKMVSRKASFRLSWGCNGDKNGQHKHDFVSFEKGDITTAERSNKQILLKWESSPQTVLFITKPNSNSVRVLCAEMVRWLKEHKNINVVVEPRVSKELLTEDSYYNFIQTWDDDEEIKMLHTKVDLIVTLGGDGTVLWAASLFKGPVPPVVAFSLGSLGFMTPFPSEQYRDCLDNVLNGPFSITLRNRLQCHLIRDAAKDELETEEPILVLNEVTIDRGISSYLTYLECYCDSSFVTCVQGDGLIISTTSGSTAYSLAAGGSMVHPQVPGILFTPICPHSLSFRPLILPEYVTLRVQVPYNSRGQAWASFDGKDRKLLSPGDALICSISPWPVPTACLVDSTTDFLRSIHEGLHWNLRKSQSFDGPRD, encoded by the exons ATGTCGCTCGACGAGCTCCCCCAGAAG GAGCTGGCGTCCTCCGAGGCAATTCAGTTCGCGCGGTCGGATTCCAGGTTCCGGAGCCTTAGCCCCGCGCCCATCCCCATCCCAACTGCCCCAAGCTTCAGATCACTGGTCGACCCG GTTTCTGACGagagattaaaccatgatatTGTGACATCACATGAAAGTGAAAACGGGTCCATCTCCACAGTTAGCTCAACAGTTAGTTCAATTGAATCAGAGAAGGCAGCTTATGAATTCCTTGCTCAAACTCCTATCAAGTCAACTGATGCACACCTTGTTGAGTTTTCAGAAGCAATGAGAA CTGTTGCAAAAGCATTGCGACGAGTTGCAGAAGGGAAAGCTTCTGCTCAAGCTGAGGCAGCAGAGTGGAGGCGTAAATATGAATTAGAGATGGCACACAAACAACAGAGTAAAATCAAAG GCTATGGCAGTTGTACCAATAGTGAATTAGAAAAATTGGCCAGCCAACTAACACTGGAGATGCCTGCATCCGATCAATCGGGATGTTGTGGAAATCATGGTATATGCTCACATGAGGTTCTACAGGATGAAAGTCCTGGTCCTAACCCCCGATCTAGTCAAAAGATGGTGAGTAGAAAGGCATCATTTAGACTTTCATGGGGATGCAATGGGGATAAAAACGGCCAGCACAAGCATGATTTTGTGTCATTTGAAAAAGGAGATATAACAACAGCGGAGCGCAGCAACAAGCAG ATTTTGCTGAAATGGGAATCCTCACCACAAACAGTTCTTTTTATAACCAAACCTAATTCTAACTCTGTGCGCGTACTTTGTGCTGAAATGGTCAG ATGGCTTAaggaacataaaaatataaatgttgttGTAGAGCCACGTGTTAGTAAGGAACTATTAACAGAAGATTCCTACTATAACTTCATCCAAACATGGGATGATG ATGAGGAGATAAAGATGTTGCACACGAAGGTTGATCTCATTGTAACTCTCGGCGGTGATGGAACTGTTTTATGG GCTGCATCGTTGTTCAAAGGGCCGGTGCCTCCGGTTGTTGCATTCTCACTAGGATCACTGGGATTCATGACACCTTTCC CAAGTGAGCAATATCGTGATTGTCTGGACAATGTGCTGAATGGACCATTTAGCATCACACTGAGAAACCGTCTACAGTGCCATTTAATCCGTGATGCAGCAAAGGATGAACTTGAGACCGAGGAGCCAATCCTAGTGTTAAATGAAGTCACAATTGACCGTGGCATATCATCTTACCTTACCTACTTGGAGTGCTACTGTGATAGTTCTTTCGTGACATGTGTACAAGGGGATGGACTAATCATATCAACAACATCTGGAAGCACAGCATATTCATTGGCAGCCGGAGGATCCATGGTTCATCCACAG GTTCCAGGAATCCTGTTCACGCCGATCTGTCCGCATTCCCTGTCCTTCAGGCCTTTGATACTGCCCGAGTATGTAACTCTCCGAGTGCAAGTGCCATATAACAGCAGGGGGCAAGCTTGGGCATCTTTCGATGGCAAAGATCGGAAGCTGCTGTCACCCGGCGACGCTCTCATCTGCAGCATTTCTCCATGGCCCGTGCCCACAGCTTGCCTGGTGGACTCAACAACCGATTTCCTCCGCAGCATCCACGAGGGCCTCCACTGGAACCTCAGGAAGTCCCAGTCATTCGACGGCCCGCGTGATTGA